The following proteins come from a genomic window of Nostoc sp. ATCC 53789:
- a CDS encoding IS982 family transposase, translating into MFSIEEFIIAVFCCVDDVLIEITQVYPIKRRGFAPSLRESEVLTMEVVAEFLGIDADKDIWKYFHRHWLGLFPQLKSRYAFIRQAANCWQYKELLQQKLAQILGAFSEQLHLIDGLPIPLCGFSRAPNCRSFKSQADYGFCAAKQQTYYGFHGHLIISGTGVISGFTLTPANGSEREALWDLITRVKGLLIGDKGYLSQFLSGELEGMGINLQTPLRSNMSDSRSQSSVRLMQRFRRLIETVIGQLVERFHIEKIRARDMWHLTSRLNRKILAHTVCFWLNRHNCDPLQFDDLVTEY; encoded by the coding sequence ATGTTTTCTATAGAAGAGTTTATCATTGCCGTATTTTGCTGTGTTGACGATGTGCTGATTGAAATCACCCAGGTATACCCAATTAAGAGACGAGGTTTTGCTCCAAGTTTAAGGGAGAGTGAAGTTTTAACAATGGAAGTAGTGGCAGAGTTTTTGGGAATAGATGCTGACAAAGACATTTGGAAATACTTTCACCGTCATTGGTTAGGGCTATTTCCTCAGTTAAAGAGTCGCTATGCTTTTATTCGTCAAGCAGCTAATTGTTGGCAGTACAAAGAACTGTTACAACAAAAATTAGCACAGATTTTAGGGGCATTTTCTGAGCAACTTCATTTAATTGATGGATTACCAATACCTTTGTGTGGCTTCAGTCGCGCTCCCAACTGCCGGAGTTTTAAATCCCAAGCAGATTATGGCTTTTGTGCTGCCAAGCAACAGACGTATTATGGGTTTCATGGGCATTTAATCATTAGTGGCACAGGAGTTATTAGTGGGTTTACTCTCACTCCGGCAAATGGCAGTGAACGAGAAGCACTTTGGGATTTAATCACGCGAGTTAAAGGTTTATTAATCGGAGATAAGGGATACTTAAGTCAGTTTTTGTCAGGAGAACTTGAAGGAATGGGTATTAATTTACAAACCCCTCTGCGTTCTAATATGTCTGACTCTCGTAGCCAATCTTCAGTTCGATTAATGCAACGCTTTCGTCGCCTCATTGAAACAGTTATTGGTCAATTAGTTGAGAGATTTCATATAGAGAAGATTCGAGCGAGAGATATGTGGCATCTTACCAGTCGTCTCAATCGCAAGATTTTAGCTCATACTGTCTGTTTCTGGCTTAATCGCCACAATTGTGACCCGCTTCAGTTCGACGATCTTGTTACAGAATATTAA
- a CDS encoding CsbD family protein: protein MSIEDRAKAFAKNVEGKVQEAVGEVTGNPNDKAEGKAKQAEAQVRHTAENIKDEVKKTLE from the coding sequence ATGAGTATCGAAGATAGAGCAAAGGCTTTTGCAAAGAACGTCGAAGGAAAAGTACAAGAAGCAGTTGGTGAAGTAACTGGTAACCCTAATGACAAAGCTGAAGGTAAAGCTAAACAAGCTGAAGCCCAAGTTCGTCACACTGCTGAAAACATTAAAGATGAAGTAAAAAAGACTTTAGAATAG